In Thioclava sp. GXIMD2076, one DNA window encodes the following:
- a CDS encoding DUF1737 domain-containing protein, which translates to MKAYRFLTADDTSEFCHKVTEALAKGWVLEGNPQYAFDAARGVMRCGQAVTKIVEGEYSPELKLGQL; encoded by the coding sequence ATGAAAGCCTATCGTTTTCTCACGGCAGATGACACGAGCGAGTTCTGCCACAAGGTAACCGAAGCCCTGGCCAAGGGCTGGGTGCTGGAGGGGAACCCGCAATATGCGTTCGACGCGGCGCGCGGCGTGATGCGCTGCGGGCAGGCGGTGACGAAGATCGTCGAGGGCGAGTATTCGCCCGAACTGAAACTGGGGCAGCTCTAA
- a CDS encoding MaoC family dehydratase — MAKTNAGRFFENYHVGQVLKHAVPRTVSGGERALYHALYPARGALYSSDEFARSCGLPASPIDDLASFHVIFGKTVPDVSLNAVANLGYAEGRWYLPVYPGDTLRSESEVIGLKENSNGKTGVVYVRTRGLNQRDETVMDYVRWVMVRKGNPDAPAPETVLPDLARVVAPEDLILPEGLDFTGYDFDLAGEPHRWGDYGIGEKIDHVDGVTIEEAEHMLATRLWQNTAKVHFDATFRPDGQRLIYGGHVISMARALSFNGLANAQMIVALNGGAHANPCFAGDTVKAWSEVIDKAGTGAPGVGALRLRLVAVKAGAAPFALKGEDGKYLPEVLLDLDYWALCPL, encoded by the coding sequence ATGGCCAAAACGAATGCGGGCCGGTTTTTCGAGAATTATCATGTGGGGCAGGTGCTGAAACATGCCGTGCCCCGCACCGTCTCGGGCGGGGAGAGGGCGCTTTATCACGCGCTCTATCCCGCGCGCGGGGCGCTTTATTCATCGGATGAATTCGCACGGTCCTGTGGCCTGCCTGCCTCTCCCATCGACGACCTGGCGAGTTTCCATGTGATCTTCGGCAAGACGGTGCCGGATGTCTCGCTGAACGCAGTCGCCAATCTGGGCTATGCCGAGGGGCGATGGTATCTTCCGGTCTATCCCGGCGATACGCTGCGCTCCGAATCCGAGGTGATCGGTCTCAAGGAGAACTCCAACGGCAAGACCGGCGTGGTCTATGTCCGCACGCGCGGGCTGAACCAGCGCGATGAAACGGTGATGGACTATGTCCGCTGGGTGATGGTGCGCAAGGGCAACCCGGATGCGCCCGCGCCCGAGACAGTGCTGCCCGATCTGGCCAGAGTTGTGGCGCCCGAGGACCTGATCCTGCCCGAGGGGCTGGATTTCACCGGCTATGATTTCGATCTGGCGGGCGAGCCGCATCGCTGGGGCGATTACGGGATCGGCGAGAAGATCGACCATGTCGATGGCGTCACCATCGAGGAAGCCGAGCACATGCTGGCCACCCGCCTGTGGCAGAACACCGCTAAAGTGCATTTTGACGCGACCTTCCGCCCCGATGGCCAGCGGCTCATCTATGGCGGTCATGTGATCTCGATGGCGCGGGCGCTGTCGTTCAACGGGCTGGCCAATGCGCAGATGATCGTGGCGCTCAATGGCGGCGCACATGCCAATCCCTGCTTTGCGGGGGATACGGTCAAGGCATGGTCGGAGGTGATCGACAAGGCCGGGACGGGCGCTCCGGGGGTAGGGGCGCTGCGCCTGCGTCTGGTCGCGGTCAAGGCGGGGGCTGCACCTTTTGCCCTGAAGGGGGAGGACGGGAAATACCTGCCCGAAGTGCTGCTGGATCTGGACTACTGGGCGCTTTGCCCCCTGTGA